One Cucurbita pepo subsp. pepo cultivar mu-cu-16 chromosome LG20, ASM280686v2, whole genome shotgun sequence genomic window carries:
- the LOC111783435 gene encoding eukaryotic translation initiation factor 2 subunit beta-like isoform X1, which translates to MADEAQNDVNDQVADIAPFDPTKKKKKKKVVLQDLADESVDKLAEKTESLSVSDGLETTTFSGLKKKKKKPVEAISLNDDGADATEDLEDQAGENEDQDGITLQYRYPWEGSDRDYEYEELLGRVFNILRENNPELAGDRRRTVMRPPQVLREGTKKTVFVNFMDLCKTMHRQPDHVMAFLLAELGTSGSLDGQQRLVVKGRFAPKNFEGILRRYVNEYVICIGCKSPDTILSKENRLFFLRCEKCGSGRSVAPIKAGFVARVGRRNAGT; encoded by the exons ATTGCCCCCTTTGATCCAactaagaagaagaagaagaagaaggttgtACTTCAGGATCTGGCTGATGAGTCTGTTGACAAGTTAGCAGAGAAAACCGAAAGTTTGTCAG TTTCTGATGGTTTGGAGACTACCACATTTTCTGGacttaaaaagaagaagaaaaaacca GTAGAGGCTATTTCCTTGAATGACGATGGTGCAGATGCTACGGAGGATTTGGAAG ATCAAGCGGGGGAGAACGAAGATCAAGACGGAATTACTTTACAGTATCGTTATCCTTGGGAAGGAAGTGATCGCGATTATGAATATGAGGAG CTTCTTGGACGGGTATTCAACATTCTTAGAGAGAATAATCCAGAGCTTGCAGGCGATAGGCGTAGAACAGTTATGAGGCCTCCTCAAGTTCTTCGTGAAGGCACAAAGAAAACTGTTTTTGTCAATTTCATGGATCTATGTAAAAC GATGCATCGGCAGCCAGACCATGTTATGGCTTTCTTATTAGCCGAACTGGGAACCAGTGGATCTCTTGATGGACAGCAGAGATTAGTTGTTAAAGGAAGGTTTGCACCAAAGAACTTTGAAGGAATTCTGCGTCGATATGTCA ATGAATATGTGATTTGCATTGGGTGCAAGAGTCCAGACACTATCCTTTCAAAGGAGAATCGACTCTTCTTTCTCAGATGTGAGAAg TGTGGTTCTGGACGATCAGTTGCTCCAATTAAAGCTGGTTTTGTTGCTCGTGTTGGGCGGAGGAACGCTGGGACATGA
- the LOC111783001 gene encoding UDP-xylose transporter 3-like: MSDSQKFQLGTIGALSLSVVSSVSIVICNKALISTLGFTFATTLTSWHLLVTFCSLHVALLMKLFEHKPFDARAVMGFGILNGISIGLLNLSLGFNSVGFYQMTKLAIIPCTVLLETLFFRKKFSKSIQFSLTILLLGVGIATVTDLQLNALGSFLSLLAVLTTCVAQIMTNTIQKKFKVSSTQLLYQSCPYQALTLFVAGPFLDWCLTDLNVFAFKYTPQVLFFIVLSCLISVSVNFSTFLVIGKTSAVTYQVLGHLKTCLVLGFGYVLLHDPFSWRNILGILVAIVGMVLYSYYCSLESQQKCNEVSSAQLSQVMESESDPLLSVENGVAILGDGVGPKAPAWSSNKDLHA, encoded by the exons ATGAGTGACAGCCAGAAGTTCCAGCTTGGGACTATCGGGGCATTGAGTTTGTCGGTGGTCTCGTCTGTCTCGATTGTCATATGCAACAAGGCACTCATTAGTACACTCGGTTTCACGTTCG CCACTACATTGACAAGCTGGCATCTGCTTGTTACATTTTGTTCCCTTCATGTGGCACTATTGATGAAATTGTTTGAGCATAAGCCTTTTGATGCAAGAGCAGTTATGGGATTTGGAATACTAAATGGAATCTCAATTGGGCTTCTAAATCTTAGCTTAGGCTTCAACTCTGTTGGCTTCTACCAG ATGACGAAACTGGCAATCATCCCCTGTACCGTTCTTTTGGAGACCCTTTTCTTCAGGAAAAAGTTCAG TAAAAGCATCCAGTTTTCACTCACGATCCTCCTCCTGGGTGTTGGAATTGCAACTGTGACAGATCTACAACTAAATGCCCTCGGCTCTTTCTTGTCTCTTCTTGCAGTTCTTACCACATGTGTTGCACAGATT ATGACAAACACCATTcagaaaaagttcaaagtttCTTCAACACAACTTCTATACCAGTCTTGTCCCTATCAGGCATTAACTCTGTTTGTCGCTGGCCCATTTCTGGATTGGTGTCTGACTGATCTAAATGTTTTTGCTTTCAAATACACTCCCCAAGTGCTG TTCTTTATTGTACTCTCCTGCCTTATTTCTGTCTCAGTCAACTTCAGTACGTTTCTAGTTATTGGAAAGACTTCTGCAGTTACATATCAGGTCCTCGGACATCTAAAGACATGTTTAGTTTTGGGGTTTGGCTACGTTCTGCTTCATGATCCATTTAGCTGGCGGAACATTTTGGGAATCCTGGTTGCCATAGTTGGAATGGttctttattcttattattgcTCCCTCGAGAGCCAACAGAAGTGTAATGAAGTATCTTCAGCACAACTATCCCAG GTGATGGAAAGTGAATCCGATCCCCTATTAAGTGTTGAAAATGGAGTGGCAATCTTAGGCGATGGAGTGGGCCCTAAAGCTCCAGCGTGGAGTTCAAACAAGGACCTGCATGCATAA
- the LOC111783434 gene encoding protein NETWORKED 4A, producing MDNSSARSDRKLKRLESRKSHSWWWDSHVSPKNSRWLTDNLEEMDRSIKRMLKLIEEDADSFAKKAEMYYQKRPVLISHVEDFYRMYRSLAERYDHVTGELRKNIPSDLQSQGSGISDLGSEPSSTWPSPDQRLGRRKSGPRAAGFDFFLGSGGSNSDTCQKEGDESSSLTDSEPESDDSSVNNYSGGDQVVNRKMIELEIELRQAKEKLRLKEDNAEGSFPFKGATDENSDDVFARMSVYEEEVRNANEKLRISDVQIMKLKSELQKYRQAELSKDLQAESVCATMEDVQRHENGVINQEPEVEEHDKGLGVDQVINVEGVLEELKITKEKLDNSQKELSKLKLELENNRSPEKILHLQNELEAARKDATTWKAKLSAERREVSKLQERVSRLKASLSDREHEIRDLKLAVSDAELKIFPEKAQVKAEMSKLFEERAVLMEQVREGEHQARVLEDEIRKVKGEKGDLEERLCGEIGRLETTIVGKVECIENLERERDKLHAEVVSLKDNLRCKEKQVDEVREHVQKLERERVELVSGVEKADKVAEELRLREKELEREVERQRELVMEGAEEKREAIRQLCFSIEHYRSGYHMLREVFIGHKRVPVLAS from the exons ATGGATAACTCATCG GCTCGGAGTGATCGGAAATTGAAGAGGTTGGAATCTCGGAAGTCCCATTCTTGGTGGTGGGATAGTCACGTCAGCCCCAAAAACTCTAGATGGCTCACGGACAATCTCGAGG AGATGGACCGGAGCATCAAACGTATGTTGAAGCTAATAGAAGAGGATGCAGATTCATTTGCCAAGAAGGCTGAGATGTATTATCAGAAGAGGCCAGTGTTGATTTCTCATGTTGAGGATTTCTACCGCATGTATCGTTCCCTTGCTGAGCGCTATGATCATGTGACAGGAGAGCTTCGAAAAAATATTCCTTCAGATCTACAATCCCAGGGCTCTGGTATTTCTGACCTGGGCTCTGAGCCGTCCTCTACATGGCCCTCTCCTGACCAAAGGCTTGGACGTCGGAAGTCTGGGCCACGAGCTGCTGGCTTTGATTTCTTCCTTGGATCTGGTGGGAGCAACTCTGATACTTGCCAAAAGGAAGGAGATGAGTCATCTTCCTTGACAGATTCTGAACCTGAATCGGATGATTCCTCGGTGAATAATTATTCAGGTGGTGATCAAGTTGTGAACAGGAAGATGATTGAATTGGAGATTGAGCTCCGTCAGGCTAAAGAAAAGCTCCGCTTGAAAGAGGATAATGCCGAAGGTTCATTTCCATTCAAGGGGGCAACAGATGAAAATTCTGATGATGTATTTGCTAGAATGTCTGTGTACGAGGAAGAAGTAAGGAATGCAAATGAGAAGCTCCGGATTTCAGATGTACAGATCATGAAGTTGAAAAGTGAGCTCCAAAAGTACAGGCAAGCAGAATTGTCCAAAGATTTGCAGGCGGAGTCTGTGTGTGCTACAATGGAAGATGTCCAGAGGCACGAGAATGGAGTCATTAATCAGGAACCAGAGGTTGAAGAACATGATAAAGGTTTGGGAGTTGACCAAGTCATCAACGTGGAGGGAGTGTTGGAAGAACTAAAAATTACGAAGGAAAAACTCGATAACTCGCAGAAAGAACTTTCTAAATTAAAGCTTGAACTTGAGAACAATAGATCGCCTGAGAAAATCTTGCATTTACAGAATGAGCTTGAAGCTGCCCGAAAAGATGCCACAACATGGAAGGCCAAACTAAGTGCGGAGAGAAGAGAGGTCTCCAAGCTACAAGAAAGAGTTTCGAGGTTGAAAGCTAGTTTATCGGATCGAGAGCACGAGATTAGGGATTTAAAACTAGCAGTATCTGATGCGGAGCTGAAAATTTTTCCTGAGAAAGCACAGGTTAAGGCTGAAATGTCTAAGCTTTTTGAGGAACGAGCTGTATTGATGGAACAAGTGAGAGAAGGGGAACATCAAGCTCGTGTTTTGGAGGATGAGATCAGAAAAGTGAAGGGGGAAAAGGGGGATTTGGAGGAGAGACTTTGCGGTGAGATTGGGCGGCTGGAAACGACAATTGTTGGCAAAGTGGAATGCATTGAGAATCTGGAAAGGGAACGTGATAAGCTCCATGCAGAAGTTGTTAGTTTGAAAGATAATTTGAGGTGTAAAGAGAAGCAGGTGGATGAAGTTAGGGAGCATGTGCAAAAACTGGAAAGGGAACGTGTGGAGTTGGTATCAGGCGTTGAAAAGGCAGATAAGGTGGCAGAGGAGTTAAGATTAAGAGAGAAGGAACTAGAAAGGGAGGTGGAGAGGCAAAGAGAACTGGTAATGGAAGGAGcagaggaaaaaagagaggCTATAAGACAGCTATGTTTTTCGATTGAGCACTACAGGAGTGGATATCACATGCTGAGAGAAGTTTTCATCGGTCACAAGCGGGTTCCGGTGTTGGCATCTTAA
- the LOC111783435 gene encoding eukaryotic translation initiation factor 2 subunit beta-like isoform X2, protein MADEAQNDVNDQVADIAPFDPTKKKKKKKVVLQDLADESVDKLAEKTESLSVSDGLETTTFSGLKKKKKKPVEAISLNDDGADATEDLEDQAGENEDQDGITLQYRYPWEGSDRDYEYEELLGRVFNILRENNPELAGDRRRTVMRPPQVLREGTKKTVFVNFMDLCKTMHRQPDHVMAFLLAELGTSGSLDGQQRLVVKGRFAPKNFEGILRRYVNEYVICIGCKSPDTILSKENRLFFLRCEKCGSGRSVAPIKAGFVARVGRRNAGT, encoded by the exons ATTGCCCCCTTTGATCCAactaagaagaagaagaagaagaaggttgtACTTCAGGATCTGGCTGATGAGTCTGTTGACAAGTTAGCAGAGAAAACCGAAAGTTTGTCAG TTTCTGATGGTTTGGAGACTACCACATTTTCTGGacttaaaaagaagaagaaaaaacca GTAGAGGCTATTTCCTTGAATGACGATGGTGCAGATGCTACGGAGGATTTGGAAG ATCAAGCGGGGGAGAACGAAGATCAAGACGGAATTACTTTACAGTATCGTTATCCTTGGGAAGGAAGTGATCGCGATTATGAATATGAGGAG CTTCTTGGACGGGTATTCAACATTCTTAGAGAGAATAATCCAGAGCTTGCAGGCGATAGGCGTAGAACAGTTATGAGGCCTCCTCAAGTTCTTCGTGAAGGCACAAAGAAAACTGTTTTTGTCAATTTCATGGATCTATGTAAAAC GATGCATCGGCAGCCAGACCATGTTATGGCTTTCTTATTAGCCGAACTGGGAACCAGTGGATCTCTTGATGGACAGCAGAGATTAGTTGTTAAAGGAAGGTTTGCACCAAAGAACTTTGAAGGAATTCTGCGTCGATATGTCA ATGAATATGTGATTTGCATTGGGTGCAAGAGTCCAGACACTATCCTTTCAAAGGAGAATCGACTCTTCTTTCTCAGATGTGAGAAg TGTGGTTCTGGACGATCAGTTGCTCCAATTAAAGCTGGTTTTGTTGCTC GTGTTGGCCGGAGGAACGCTGGGACATGA
- the LOC111782614 gene encoding superoxide dismutase [Mn], mitochondrial-like, translating to MALRILSRKTATPSISGLLGSGHFRGLQTFSLPDLPYDYGALEPFINAEIMLLHHQKHHQAYITNYNKALEQLHDAINKGHASTVAKLQSAIKFNGGGHINHSIFWNNLAPIHEGGGEPPKGSLGWAIDSQFGSLEALIQRVNAEGAALQGSGWVWLALDKELKKLSVETTANQDPLVTKGSALVPLLGIDVWEHAYYLQYKNVRPDYLKNIWKVINWKYGGEIFAKEAGVVESR from the exons ATGGCGCTTCGAATTCTAAGCAGGAAAACCGCAACGCCTTCAATTTCTGGATTGTTAGGGTCTGGACATTTCCGCGGCCTGCAAACCTTCTCCTTGCCCGACCTCCCTTATGACTATGGCGCTCTTGAGCCCTTCATCAACGCCGAAATTATGCTGCTTCATCATCAGAAGCACCATCAAGCCTATATCACCAACTACAACAAGGCTCTTGAGCAACTTCACGACGCCATTAACAAAGGCCACGCCTCCACCGTTGCCAAATTACAGAGTGCCATCAAATTCAATGGCGGag gtCACATTAATCATTCGATTTTCTGGAACAATCTCGCTCCCATTCAT GAAGGGGGTGGTGAGCCTCCAAAGGGATCTCTAGGATGGGCGATCGACTCCCAGTTCGGTTCTCTTGAAGCCTTAATTCAGAGAGTCAACGCAGAAGGTGCTGCTTTACAGGGCTCTGGATGGGTG TGGCTTGCTCTGGATAAAGAACTGAAGAAGCTATCTGTTGAAACCACGGCCAATCAG GATCCTCTTGTGACTAAAGGATCTGCTTTAGTTCCTCTGCTTGGGATAGATGTTTGGGAGCATGCATATTATTTGCAG TACAAAAACGTCCGACCAGACTATCTGAAGAACATATGGAAGGTTATAAATTGGAAATATGGTGGAGAGATTTTTGCAAAAGAAGCTGGAGTGGTTGAGAGTCGTTAA